ACAAGTTGACAGGTTATAGGCTATTCATTATGTTAGTGACAATCTGATACATTATGTCAAGTAAGGCGCGTATTATTTATGTTTTCACCATATATTTTTAAATCTTGCGGCATTACTCGCTGTATAAAGCACCGTATGCTGGATGTTTCTGTGGCCGAGGTAATCCTGTATCAGTCGGGTATCCATTCCTTTATCGGCGAGTGAAAAACCACAGGCATGGCGAAGCATATGGGGATGTGCCGCTATCCTTAAACCGGCCCTTTGGCTGTAATGGCTGATCAGTACATGGATCCGCTGACGCGATAGTGGCGTCCCTTTTTGCGATAAAAAAAACCAGTCACTGTCGCTATTACGATAGTTTTTTCGCACAGACAGCCAGTCATGGATAAATGCCTTCTCGCTGGAAAATAAAGGATGGGTGGTAGAAAAACCGTTTTTAAGACGTTTGACGTAAATCGAATTGTTATGTAGGTCAAGGTCAGATAGCCGCCAGTGACGAATTTCGCTCACGCGACAACCATGAATAAAACACATCCAGATCAAGCAACGGTCTCTTTCCGGGTTAGTGCCTTTCGATGCTTCGTTAATGATTTTTTTAATCTCCGTCTCCGTAAGATATTTTCGTTTGTTCATGATTAACCTCCTGAATAGTCGTGACAATATTTTTCCTACCTGGTGAAGGGGCGAACGGCTACGCCATACCGGGCGCAATCAACGGATTGCTCCCGGTATGATTAAACAGGGGGCGAAGGATAGCAAGGTGGTTTCCGGGTCTTCCGTCGCCCCAGTGTGGGCCGATTTTTGCCCGTATCTGACCCGTTTCGG
This Klebsiella sp. RHBSTW-00484 DNA region includes the following protein-coding sequences:
- a CDS encoding tyrosine-type DNA invertase; the protein is MNKRKYLTETEIKKIINEASKGTNPERDRCLIWMCFIHGCRVSEIRHWRLSDLDLHNNSIYVKRLKNGFSTTHPLFSSEKAFIHDWLSVRKNYRNSDSDWFFLSQKGTPLSRQRIHVLISHYSQRAGLRIAAHPHMLRHACGFSLADKGMDTRLIQDYLGHRNIQHTVLYTASNAARFKNIW